The window AGGCAAAATGATTTTTTGTGGATATTTTGTTAGTAAATTGTGTGCTAATTCAGTATAATCAGCTTCAAATAAACTTTTACCTATTTTTAAATTTTTAGCAGCATTAAATGTATAAGCCATTGCTCCACCTATTAATAAAAAATCAGCTTTTTGTAATAAAGATTCTAAAACTTTAATTTTATCTGATATTTTAGCACCACCTACTATTGCAAGATAAGGTTTTTCTGGATTGTTTAATTTAGATAAATGTATTAATTCATCATCAACTAAAAATCCAATTGCTGATTCTTTTATATAAGTTGCAATTCCTACATTAGAAGCATGAGCTCGATGAATTGCACCATAAGCATCATTTATAAAGACATCACCTAAACTAGCTCAATATTGAGCAAGTTCAGGATCATTTTTTGATTCTTTTTTATCATTTAAATCTTCAAATCTTGTGTTTTCTAACAGTAAAATCTCTTGATTTTTTAAGTTTTTTACGGATTCTTCTACTTCTTTTCCTCTAGTTTTATTAACAAAGGAAATATTTACATCATTAAGTAGTTTTTTAAGTTCCAAATACACTGGAAATAATGATTTAGATTCTAAATCCTGAGCAGTTTTTATTCTTGATAAATGAGATAATAAAATTAGTTTTGCATCTTGTTTAATTATGTATTTAATTGTTTTTAAAGCAGCCTTAATTCTGGAATTATCTACTACTTGATATTGATTATTTTCATTTAATTTTAAGGGTGTATTAAAATCTACCCTTAAAATTACTACTTTATTTTTTAAATTAAGATCAGTAATTTTCTTTTTCATAACAATCCTTTATAAATTTATTTTCAGTTTAATTATTTAATTTATTTTATTTTGATTATAATTTAAAATTATAATAATAAGTACATATAAATCAAAAAGGGGAAATAATGGGGTTAAAAACAAGAGATTTGCGTCAAAATAAAGATGCAATAGAAATAAGTGTTACTCAACTTTTAAAAGACTTTGCGAAGTTCAAAAAAGAACAAAGATACATAAAATATGATGATAATCACCTTTTAGGTATTTATAAAAATATTGTTTGAATGTCAGAAGTTGATCGAAAATTAATCAATAAATTAGAAGATATTCAAAAAAGACAAAGAAATCAATATTTAAAAGATAATTCCAAAGAATATGAATACAAAAAATGAAGTGATGACCCAATTAGTACAAAAGTAAAAGAACCTCAAGTTTTATCAAGATTAATAATTGTAGGATCAGTTATTGTAACAATAATTTTTATTGCTTTAATTATTTTAACATTTACAAAGTGAATTGGTTAATATGGATAGAAAATTATTGTTAATTATTTTAGTTTTTGTTGTTGTATTATCTGTTATTATTTTTATTCACTATTTAGTCTTATTTTATAAAAACATAATAAGGTCTAAAAAACAAAAACTAAAAGTTTCAAAAAGTACAAAAATTAGATTGATTCACCAATTAAAAGAAAGTTTAAAATATTTATCTAAAACTAAAACTGGTGCTCTTATTACAATAGAAATGATTGATAAATTAGATAATTTAAGAACAGATGGTGTTATTATTGATGCAAATATTTCAAGTTCTTTAATTATTAGTATTTTTAACAAAAATACCCCATTACACGATGGAGCTATTGTGATTCGTGATAATAAAATAGTTTATGCTGCAACTTATTATAAAATAACTAAAAAATCAATTGATAATAAATATGGTGCAAGACATCGTGCTGCAATTGGAATAAGTGAGATTTCAGATTCAATTACATTAGTAGTAAGTGAAGAAAATGGAACTATAAGTTTAGTTAAAGGTGGAACCATTAGTCCTATATTTATCGATGAACTACAAGAATCACTTGTAAATATTTTTAAAGATTATTAAGCTTAATTAAGAAAAAGAAAAGAGGTACTATGAAAAATGAATTATCATTAACACAACTTCGTAATGCCCTTCAATATAAAAATATTCATTTAATTAGAAAATTTGTTGATGAAACACCAAATGCAACAATAGCAGATACTATTGAACAATTAAATGAATATGAAAGAGTGTTTTTTTTCAGAATTATTAAACCAAAAGACAGTGGAGAAATTTTTTCTTATTTAGAACATGATATTCAAGAATCAATTATTAAATCTTTTACTGATAAAGAACTTGAATACATTTTAGATGATTTATATTTAGATGATATTGTTGACTTAATTGAAGAAATGCCTACTAATATTTCTCAAAAAATTTTAAGTCATGTTAAAGATAAAGAAGATAGAAATAAAATTAATAAACTTTTAAAATACAATGATGAGAGCATTGGTTCTGTGATGAGTGTTGAATTTATTAAATTAAACAAAGACATTACTTGTTCAAAAGCAATTGAAATCATCAGAAGAAAAAGAGAAGATGCTGAAGTTGTTCATTACTACATAGTAACTGATGATGATAATAAATTAGCCGGTGTAACCACTTTAGAAGATATTGTTTTTGTTGATAGTCGAAGAGGGACATATATTTATGAAATAATGGAACCTATTCAAAGCTTAAATGTGTTAGATACAAAAGAACATGCAACATTAATTTTCGCAGACCATGATATGTCAGTTTTACCTGTGGTAAATGATAAAAACGAAGTTTTAGGTATTGTTACCTCTGATGATGTTATTGATGTTTTACATGAAGAAGCTACTGAAGATATTTATAAAATGGCTGGTATTAACTCAGAAGAAGGAATTTCATATAATAAATCAAGTATCAAACTTATTGTTAAATCAAGAATATTTTGATTAATTATTTTGATGTTAGGAAGTACTTTAAGTCAATTAGTTATCCAAATTTTTCAAGCTCAGGTTGAAGATGCTAAATCATTTTTATCTGCAGCAATTAGTAGTGCCATAGTGGTATCAATGGTTCCAGTTATAAGTGGGACTGCAGGAAATGCAGGATCACAGGCTGCAACAACAGTAACTCGTGCACTTGCATTGCAAGAAATTAAGGGTTCGAAATGAAAAGTAATAAGTAGTGAACTAAGAGCTGGTGCAATTATTGGTTTAATTTTATTTGTTGCTAATTTTATTAGGTTAATTTTATACTTTACTGCAACAGGTAATTTATTAAAACATGATGAACAAATAGGGATTGTTTTAATGTGTTTGGTAAGTAGTTTATCAATGTTTTTAGCAGTAGTTTTTGCTAAATTTGTAGGAGCTGTTGTTCCTTTAGCTGCAAATAAACTAAAAAAAGATCCAGCAGTAATGTCAAGTCCTATTCTTGCTACTTTAACTGATGCAACATCAACTATTATCTTTTTTAGCTTAGCTATGCTAATTTTCTATATTTTCTTCCATTAAATTTTAAAAAGTTAAATTTAAAAAAATTTGTTTGCTGTATAATATTACTATGCTAAAAGTTCTACTTACAAATATAAAGATTATTTTTGAAAAAAATGGTATTGCATTTTTTATGTGCACATATCGTTAATTTCATTATAAGTCCTTGTTGTAAGTTTATAAAATATAACGGATTTATAAAATATCAAAAAGTCTGTTATGGTAAATCGTATATAGTTTTAATAAAAATATCATAAAAGACTTTATTAATGATTCTATATACAAAATCTTAATTCTTGTATGTAGTCTCATACAAGTTTTTTTAAATTAAGGAAAATTATGAAGAAAAAAATATTATTAAGTTCATTAACATTATTAACAGTTTCGCCTGTTTTTGTTTTAGTTTCTTGTCAAAATAACCAAACAAACCAACAAGTGGAAAAAGAAACAGAACTAAATAAATTAGTTGAAAAATTAAAAACGGATAAAACTAAAACTCAAAGAAAAACAGAACAAGAATTAACAGACTTAAATAAAAAATTAAATGATGCTAATCAAGAAAATTTAAATTTTGAAACTAAGAATGCAGAATTAAACGAAAAATTAGAAGAATTATCAAAAGAAGTTGAAAAATTAAGTGGTACAAAAATTCAAAGAAATCAAAAATCTGCAAAAGATTTATTTTTAATAATAACTAATTTTTTAACAGAAGATTTACCAAATGCAATAAAGCTACAAAATCCTACAAGTTTTGAATCTAATAGTGATTTATTTAACAGAATTAAAAGTAGTGTTTTAGATACAAAAGAAAATTTAAAAGATACTCCTGAAGATTTTGCTAATTTATGAACTTGAGAAAGTGCTATTTTATTTACTTTAAACAGAGCTAGCTTAGTAAATGACTATATTGATGATCCAAGAAATCCTGTTACTGTTATTACTCCAAAATCTCCATATATGGATGATTTATTTAATTGAAGAATTCATGATTTAGAATTAATTATTGATCAAGTAAATAAAAATACTTATGAGCAAAATGAAAAAGAAAAGATTTTAAAACAATTACAAGAAATCAAACAAGAATATGAAAATGCAAAAAACAATTCTTCATTACTTTCACACCAGATAAGTAGTTGATATAAATTAGAGCAAGAATCAGAACAAGGTGTTGTTGGTAAATTTATAAACCTAAAATCAGAACACAATAGAAGTTTACTTCCATCACTTAAATTACCTCAATTTAAAATTTCTCTATTCCCTGTTTATAAACAAATTATTGATGAAGATTTTAAAGAAAAAACTAAAAATAAATTATCTTCATTATTAAGAGATTATCAATTTTTATTAAATAACAAAGCATCTTCATTTATAAATTCAGTTTCTTATGACCGTTTAAATAAGAAAATTAAAAAAGTAGCATTAGAACTTTCTGCAGCATTATTATCTAATAACATTGATTATTTTAACGAATTTCAAGTGTGAAAAGATGTAGATACATTCGTATTAGATGCTAAGAGCATTTTATTAGAAGCATTTTTTGTGGAAACAGATAAGAAAAAAATGCAAATGGATGAAGAAGTAGATAATCAGCTAAATGAAACAAAAGATGGTAGTTTAGCAAAAGAATTTAAAGAAACATATGAAGCAAAATCTAAACTAAAAAATAATGAAGCTAAATACCTATACAAAGACTTTTATACAAAATATAATAAATTAATTAATAATATCAAAAATGATTCTCACAATGATTACACTCAATCTTTTGATAGATATACTAAGTATTTAGTTTTAAAAAGAGAATTAGAACTTGCAAAACAAATTATTAATTTACACACTGATTTAAATGAAGATTTAGATAATGTTGATTTAAAAGAATTACTAAAATGAGATAATTCAGCTAAATATGATAATCAAATCAGAACAGCTCAAAAAAATAAAGAAAGAGATGAAGAATCTTATACTCAACAAAAAGAAAAAATCAATGAATTAATTGTTGAGTTTGATGAAGAAAATGACCAAGCTAGTGACTATATAGAAAGTGCTTCTGAAAAAGCCAAAGAAATTTCTGAATTATTTATTACAAACTTTGATCCAACCATTGATGAGCATAATAATGTCAAAGGAATTTGAGGTCATATGTATGGTGATTACAACTCAAATAAAATAATTAATTTAATGAGAGATTACAATAAATTAGTTCAAACAATTAACAAAAATTATAAAGATGATCAATATGATGAAGATGAATTAAAACAAAAAGCCAAAGAAATTTTCACTTCATCTCAAAACGTTAAAAAAATTCTTTTTGGTGATGAAAATGACCAACAAGATGATGATAATTTATCAATTTATGGAAAATTTAATAAAGCACATGAAGATTTTAATTATGGTGAAGTAGATACTACTGTATATGATTCACAAGTATCAATAATTCGAGATTATCAAGAATTATTAAATTATCTAGCAAATTTTGCAAATCAAGATAAGGATGATATTGATACAGAAAAATTAACTAAAGAATTACAAATTAAAATTCAATTTATAAAACTTAAATTATCAGAACTTGAAAATATTTATACTGAACAAGGAAAATGAAAAGATTTAAGTAGCGCTGAAGAAGAACAAATGAAGTTATTAGATTCTGTAAAAGATACTTTAAAAACTAATTTAATGGAAATACAAGAAGTGATTGAAGAATTAATTACTCCTAGTGATGAAAATGAAGAATTTGAAATAGATGGTGATAAATTAGTTGAATTAGCAGAAAAAGCAAATGAATTTTTAACAAGTATTGGAACACTATATGATGGTTTTTCTCCTCTAACTTCTTTATATGAAACTACAATATCAGATTATGAAACAAATATTAGAAGAGCAACAAAGAAAAAAGAAAATATTCCTCAAACAGCAAAAATTCTTTCAGGTCAAGAAATATTTGTTTTACTTCGTTATTGAAAAAATACCCAAGAAACCAACTTTAATAAAATACTTTTAGATGATAAAACTTATCAAGATAAAGAATTAGCAAAATTTTTACATCAGGAAACAAAATTTGCTACTCAAACAAGAGAAAGTTATAGAAATATTTTAAAAGTTGATGGTTCAGAAAATAGTTTTGATGTTGAGGAACAAGAAAACCAAGAAACACCAATTACTGCAAAAACAATTTATCAAGAATTTAATGACTTAGAAACTAAATATGCTAAATCATTATTAACATGATTTAAAGATCATTCTGAAAATAATAAAAACGATTTATTAGAAACACGTAAAAAATACTATGAATATTTAAATTCTTTTAAAGATAAAAACATTTATTTATCAAATAGTTATATTAGATTTGGGTCAGATTTATATATTTATGATGAAAATGAACCTGATGAACATGTAGTTGCTGCTCATTTCTTAGACTTTTATATAAAAACACAAGCAGTAACTGACATAATGGAAAATTTATATGAAAAATACATTAAATAATTAAGTGAGAAACAATGAAAAATAAACAACCAAACAATAACCTCAAAAAATCATTCAATTGAAGAACAGTTGTATGACCTAAATATGTAATATCACTTGCAACAATAGCTTTAGCATCTGCTATAACTATTGGAATTTTAAAATACAATTCAACACTTTCAAATTTACAAGAAGGTTTTGAAAATAATTTATTAAAAAATAAATTCGTAGATCCTAAAGTTGGTGCTAAATTAACATTTGTTAATAGTGACAAAAATCGTGACATTGCTGCATTTGATCCTGCAAAAGGAGAAAATGGTCAAGTTTTCTATAAAGATAAATGAATTGAATACAATGATTTTCTAAAACAATATTATGAAAAAAATCACGCAATGCCATTTTTAAATATTAAATATGGTATGTTTGATTTTTATAATGAATATATTGAAGCTGTTAGTGCAAAAGATTTTTATGAATTTACGCAATGATTTATGCATAATGTTTCATGAGGACCTGAAATTATTACACTAAAAGAATTTTCTATTGTTAAAGGGGTAGAACTACAAGGAAATAATATAACTTTAGGTTCACACTCTAATCAAGATAAAGAATATACAACAATTAAATTTTTCCCTGATGCTTTCTTTGGTTCAATTCCATTACATAGTACTTTAAGTGGACCAGGTAATGCAAGTGATTCGCTTTTATATAGAATCAATAAAAAGTTATTGACTTTTCCAGAATTACAACAATTTTTAGATAATGTAAATGAATATAACTCATTTACTAATATTTCTAATGAAACAGTTAAACAACAAACTTTTAGAACAATTAGTGATAAAAGAAATTTAATTGGAAAAGAAGTATTTGTTGTTAAAGGTGATTTTAAAGAAAAATTAACAAAAGAAGCTTATAGTTCAATTGAAAAAATTAGATTAGAATCTAAATCAGATTATATTTCTTTAGTGTATGCAAATTCAGAACAAGAAGCTAAAGAAAAATTTGCAGAATATGTAAAAAAATATTCATCAACTGATAAATTTGATACTTTAAAAAATTATAAAAATTTCACTTTTGAAAAGAAAAAAATTATTAATGTTCTTAAAAGAGAAGATGATATTTCATTAAATTTAGGTTTTAGTGATAAACGTTTAACAATAATTTTTGAAGATGGAAAAAATTTAATTCTTTTTAACGATATTGAATCTGTAGAATACAAAGAAGAAAAAGATAATGATTCTAATTATGTTAAATACCAAAATGTTGAAAGTGTGGAACAAGGTTTAGATCATAATAAGAAAGCATTTAGTAATTTATCATCAGATATATCTTCAATTTTTACAAAATCTTTATCAAAAAATAGTTATTTAACTAAAGAAGATTTCAATAAATTTGAAAATTATGTAAGAGATTTAGATAAATCAAAAGAAATTCAAGATCTAATTATTTCAAATAATAAATTAATTCAAAAATCAGGTCAAAAATACAAAACAGAACTTCAATTATATAAAGAAGATAAACAAAAAAGTATTGAAAAATTAGCAGAACTAGATAAAGAATTAAAAGCAAAACAAGCACAAAAAGTTGAATTAGAAGCTGCAATTTCTTCTGAGACAGATGATCAAGCAAAAGAAAATAAAAATTATGAATTATACAAATTAGCAATAGAAATTGAAAATATAAATTTAAAAATTTATCAATTTACTGATGCTCAAAAACTTTCTGAAGATAAAATAACTGAATTAAATAGCTTAATTCCAACTGATGAACAAGTTGCTGAAGCTCATAAAAACATTATTGAACTTTCAAAACAAGATAAAGACTTAAATTTAGAAACTAAAAAACAAGAAATACTGAAAATCCTTAAAAAAGGATTATTTGAACCTGAACAATTAAAAGCTTTAATTGGTTTATATAAACTAAATTCAGTTGTTGTAGAATCAGAATTTAATAAAGATAAAAATGATTTTGCTTCAATTGATGAAAAAGTTGAATATATTAAAAAATTACATAATTTTATTATAAATTATCGTCCTCAATATAAACAATATAATGAAATTCTTAGCGGAGATATTTATGCACAACTTCAAAAAGAAGATGACAAGTATATTTTATACTCAGCTGATTTAGGATATACTCCAATTCAACTAATTGCAGTTGATGAATTATTAAAATTATCAAAAGATTATCAAATTAATTGACGTGAATATTCAAACCTAAATGGATTTATGCGTTCACAAAAGGATGATAATCCTAAAGGTTTTTATTTATATTCAAAAAATATTCATTCAATTGAAAATGATTTTAGTACTGAAGATTTAACTATTAAAAAATATGAAAATTATCAAGAATTAGTTAAGGATGTTGATAATTATCTAAACAATGAAATTAAAAAACCTGAAGATACCCAAATACAAGATAGATATTCAAATATAAGAAGACAATTAACTGAAGAAAAAGCCAAAACCGATGAATTATTTAAAGATCCATCGACTGTAACTGATGCAACAACTAAAGCTGCTATAATATCATTACAAAAAGCATTTTCCATTGCAAAAAAACAAAAACTTGCAATAGATCAAGAAAAACAAATTCAAACAAAAGAAAACACTGAACAAAATAAAGTTCAAGAAATTGTAAAATCTTATAAAGACAACCCAGAATTAATTCAAAAAGAAAAAGAAATTAAAGATAAAATTTCTAAAACCAATTTAGATGATTTATTTTCAGAATTTCAAAAAGAACAAGAAAAAGTAACTGATTTAACAGAAGAATATAATGAAGATATTCAAGCTTTAATTCGTATTATTACATTAAAATCATTTGTTGACTATACCGATGATAAAGGTGAAAAAAGTTTATATAAAGAAATTGAAAATATTATTATAAATGACGATGTGTTATCAACTCATATTGATTCATTTAAAAAAGCAATGGATAATATTGATAATTTAAGACAAACTGTTCAAGAATCAAGAGATACTTACAAAATTAAATTATCTATTATCTTAAAAAATATATATGCAATTTTTAGTAAAATAGCAACCATAAATTCTAATTTACAAGCAGATTATGATGATTATGCAAAAATAAGATCAAATCTTTATGATCAAAAAATAAATGAAATTATTAAATCAATTTCTGATGCTGATTTTTCTGATCCAAAATTTAATGTTTACATGGAACAATTAATAGAAAAATCAAATAATGAAATTGAAACATTTAATATTGAAAATGAAAACTTTAACAAAAATTTAACTCAAACTTTAACCAATTTCAAAAACTCACTTGATTATTTTAGAGAATTAGACAAAACATACTCAACAAATAATTTATCAGAAGTAATTACTGATTATTATTCAATTGTTTCTAATCCTATTTTTAAAAAATTGGGAAATTATGGTGATAGTGAAGGTCAAGAACGAAAATTCATTGGTACATTATTTAATTTTATAATTTCATATCAACACAAAAAATATGAAAAATATACAAATTTAATTGAAGAACAAGAAAAAGAAATTGAAAATCTAAAAGAACAACTTGATGATGAAAAAATTTCTGAAGCCAAAAAAATAGAGATACAAAAAGAAATTGTTAATTTACAAAATCAAATTCATTTAAATAAAGATTTAGCATCTTCAACTCATTATGAAGATGGAGATTATTACTCAGAACTTGCAAATATTCAAGAATTAGCAGATGCTTGAGAATATGAAGATTTTGAAGAATCTGGTGAATTTGAATATGATTTTGAAGATCAAGATTTAGCAGATAGAAATAAAACATTAATTGATAAAATGAATGCTGATGTAACAAAATATACACGTTCAAGAGATAGACTATATGATTCAATTAAAGAGTATAATAATCAACCTGCAAAATTAATTGAATCACTTTATACAAAAGCTGATTTATTTGAAAAAAGTAATCAAAAATACAATGAAGCTATAGAAGCAGCTGCAAAAGCGGCTAAAGAAGTAAAAAGAGTTTATACAAGACAATCGATTTTATTAGATAGTTTATTTCAAGATAAAGGACAAGAAATTTCAAATAATAATCCTCTAGTAGTTGCTAAATCAAAAATTGATTTATTAAATAAATTAACCAAATTAGGTATTGTCAAAAATGATACTGATGTTAATGAATTTGCAAAACACTACATTTTTAATGTTGAATTAAATGACATTAAAAAAGAAAATACTACTTTAACTTTTACTCTTAAAAATATACAAAAAAGAAATGGTGAAATAGTAACTAGCCAAGATGCTTCAACATATTTAAATACTAAATTCATCAAATTTAAAGTAGATGCTAATGTTAGTGATGCTGTTGGTGATACAACATTAGAACAAGTAAGAGAATTATTAGATGTAGCAGGTTATAAAGCTGTTATCCAACCTTATTCAATTAAAGAAGAAGGAAGCAAAATTATAATTGATGATAATGGTGAAACTAAAACTGTTCCTACATATAGTATTTTTGTAGAAGCATATGATGGATTTACCAAAACATTATTAAATAAAGTTCCATGAGTTGGAGAGTATTTAGAAGGAGAACATTTAGTTACAAATTTAAATGAAAAAGGTGAATTTGAATACAAATTAGAAAAAGGTTCATATTTAGGTTTAGATCCTGATTCTCGGATTGGTTTATGAGCAGTTCTTGCAATGAATGATCCTAATTTTAAAGGTATTGCAGTTGATTTTCTAAAATTTGTTGCAGCACACGAATATGGACATCATATGACATTAAATGCAGCTCAAGATTTAGGAGATAAAGGACAAAAACCATTATATGGTTCAGCTTTAGTTCCTGGTTCAACTCCTAATATC is drawn from Mycoplasma miroungirhinis and contains these coding sequences:
- a CDS encoding phosphoglycerate kinase produces the protein MKKKITDLNLKNKVVILRVDFNTPLKLNENNQYQVVDNSRIKAALKTIKYIIKQDAKLILLSHLSRIKTAQDLESKSLFPVYLELKKLLNDVNISFVNKTRGKEVEESVKNLKNQEILLLENTRFEDLNDKKESKNDPELAQYWASLGDVFINDAYGAIHRAHASNVGIATYIKESAIGFLVDDELIHLSKLNNPEKPYLAIVGGAKISDKIKVLESLLQKADFLLIGGAMAYTFNAAKNLKIGKSLFEADYTELAHNLLTKYPQKIILPIDNAISKEFNNTIPTYTTKDNPNILDDYMGMDIGPETVNLFKQYLLEAKTIFWNGPLGVTEFTNYAQGTKEIAKIISQNKQAFSVVGGGDSVSAIKSLKLENDFSFISTGGGASLEYIEGKILPGLEIIQNS
- a CDS encoding diadenylate cyclase — protein: MDRKLLLIILVFVVVLSVIIFIHYLVLFYKNIIRSKKQKLKVSKSTKIRLIHQLKESLKYLSKTKTGALITIEMIDKLDNLRTDGVIIDANISSSLIISIFNKNTPLHDGAIVIRDNKIVYAATYYKITKKSIDNKYGARHRAAIGISEISDSITLVVSEENGTISLVKGGTISPIFIDELQESLVNIFKDY
- the mgtE gene encoding magnesium transporter; amino-acid sequence: MKNELSLTQLRNALQYKNIHLIRKFVDETPNATIADTIEQLNEYERVFFFRIIKPKDSGEIFSYLEHDIQESIIKSFTDKELEYILDDLYLDDIVDLIEEMPTNISQKILSHVKDKEDRNKINKLLKYNDESIGSVMSVEFIKLNKDITCSKAIEIIRRKREDAEVVHYYIVTDDDNKLAGVTTLEDIVFVDSRRGTYIYEIMEPIQSLNVLDTKEHATLIFADHDMSVLPVVNDKNEVLGIVTSDDVIDVLHEEATEDIYKMAGINSEEGISYNKSSIKLIVKSRIFWLIILMLGSTLSQLVIQIFQAQVEDAKSFLSAAISSAIVVSMVPVISGTAGNAGSQAATTVTRALALQEIKGSKWKVISSELRAGAIIGLILFVANFIRLILYFTATGNLLKHDEQIGIVLMCLVSSLSMFLAVVFAKFVGAVVPLAANKLKKDPAVMSSPILATLTDATSTIIFFSLAMLIFYIFFH
- a CDS encoding PDxFFG protein, translating into MKNKQPNNNLKKSFNWRTVVWPKYVISLATIALASAITIGILKYNSTLSNLQEGFENNLLKNKFVDPKVGAKLTFVNSDKNRDIAAFDPAKGENGQVFYKDKWIEYNDFLKQYYEKNHAMPFLNIKYGMFDFYNEYIEAVSAKDFYEFTQWFMHNVSWGPEIITLKEFSIVKGVELQGNNITLGSHSNQDKEYTTIKFFPDAFFGSIPLHSTLSGPGNASDSLLYRINKKLLTFPELQQFLDNVNEYNSFTNISNETVKQQTFRTISDKRNLIGKEVFVVKGDFKEKLTKEAYSSIEKIRLESKSDYISLVYANSEQEAKEKFAEYVKKYSSTDKFDTLKNYKNFTFEKKKIINVLKREDDISLNLGFSDKRLTIIFEDGKNLILFNDIESVEYKEEKDNDSNYVKYQNVESVEQGLDHNKKAFSNLSSDISSIFTKSLSKNSYLTKEDFNKFENYVRDLDKSKEIQDLIISNNKLIQKSGQKYKTELQLYKEDKQKSIEKLAELDKELKAKQAQKVELEAAISSETDDQAKENKNYELYKLAIEIENINLKIYQFTDAQKLSEDKITELNSLIPTDEQVAEAHKNIIELSKQDKDLNLETKKQEILKILKKGLFEPEQLKALIGLYKLNSVVVESEFNKDKNDFASIDEKVEYIKKLHNFIINYRPQYKQYNEILSGDIYAQLQKEDDKYILYSADLGYTPIQLIAVDELLKLSKDYQINWREYSNLNGFMRSQKDDNPKGFYLYSKNIHSIENDFSTEDLTIKKYENYQELVKDVDNYLNNEIKKPEDTQIQDRYSNIRRQLTEEKAKTDELFKDPSTVTDATTKAAIISLQKAFSIAKKQKLAIDQEKQIQTKENTEQNKVQEIVKSYKDNPELIQKEKEIKDKISKTNLDDLFSEFQKEQEKVTDLTEEYNEDIQALIRIITLKSFVDYTDDKGEKSLYKEIENIIINDDVLSTHIDSFKKAMDNIDNLRQTVQESRDTYKIKLSIILKNIYAIFSKIATINSNLQADYDDYAKIRSNLYDQKINEIIKSISDADFSDPKFNVYMEQLIEKSNNEIETFNIENENFNKNLTQTLTNFKNSLDYFRELDKTYSTNNLSEVITDYYSIVSNPIFKKLGNYGDSEGQERKFIGTLFNFIISYQHKKYEKYTNLIEEQEKEIENLKEQLDDEKISEAKKIEIQKEIVNLQNQIHLNKDLASSTHYEDGDYYSELANIQELADAWEYEDFEESGEFEYDFEDQDLADRNKTLIDKMNADVTKYTRSRDRLYDSIKEYNNQPAKLIESLYTKADLFEKSNQKYNEAIEAAAKAAKEVKRVYTRQSILLDSLFQDKGQEISNNNPLVVAKSKIDLLNKLTKLGIVKNDTDVNEFAKHYIFNVELNDIKKENTTLTFTLKNIQKRNGEIVTSQDASTYLNTKFIKFKVDANVSDAVGDTTLEQVRELLDVAGYKAVIQPYSIKEEGSKIIIDDNGETKTVPTYSIFVEAYDGFTKTLLNKVPWVGEYLEGEHLVTNLNEKGEFEYKLEKGSYLGLDPDSRIGLWAVLAMNDPNFKGIAVDFLKFVAAHEYGHHMTLNAAQDLGDKGQKPLYGSALVPGSTPNINNYYSRNVLDLYLKARTHLGLNSSPLLNEPNVVSENNEGEYLLYNQPKKNEQGEIVINKDTVESGNDIWGYKVGSSDLKNAMENSKRRFLQTYEGLVKATEERRKENGINNKEDQKWLQVFDLWLMNTLDQNSGTLNPTKYSDDQFPVKYMIKDKDGKLKFTKASLDMLSGILKDGQGNFIQFEDRSGELVPKIVEGSWDSDSKEYNNISKILVFNKDGSPVINVPLNVDFNNHNEDENPYDQTGERNANITKKYINDKIKEIEDTIKSLIVKEFSINGWDFSTTNTSIEPKTIIAYPSYAEIFTSANKNYNLSILKPYIDHLQSRNRETATITPEYIVAKYYADDGTVLRDRIHHIGDSKIRDVLQEDFYLNPFEEKGKDNTTFTDILISMYLAEGETYPTLAAGAKQVLWLDKDTQYLPNVKLENAFTDGFLIDTFNKQTLKQINQLPLLNWYGPYTRSLIGIDIKNNSYLTVNANDEIVSENPQVPGYPAFWEMKSLKINKNTLAKDPLNSLFDSYYLLKDNKKLFDFDLKFLNYNDFFNFASVDTLRAKLDSQAKVVNWDIDYVESKFDIDKFIKGLKLALSLDNSLSTSDKLKLNKLLRDNNRQEIANEIMRRFTESKLALFIKDIPLSTIKQKIEENKDNQLRYAWIFDKDLGYATFKSEDVVVGKDNLDESKWEMPVQQLLNTYDEFAKENNVSLDKFSLFDDLILDNKTQMYSTQLLYNFRLSKFGMDSILLSFTKGITKKLKPTEDVVNYFKTKTERKFNEFFSDYTYSFAEVINRDNLQITYSPSTSEFRNLPSFITNVSEATTGLEYVVDGQPTAKWKDALIQFKGESKHTIQNTIVDYEQKLDNELKLRANKLNLDYRPNDMANVDNFSSDQNKNSNYLGQFKSINNGWFKDRWYRDMLNFRLYDDEGIPIVDDTIRIKDLEGNVVNNRAKAYWEYYIQSQGVGHRNISNIWRHTDKDAVAMFGYLNAEDAKKVNYLVFEDIQTHERKTLKINKEFSSNMFYYKTQNINNENDINARHWLKDEAYDYTDSNGYHKGTGFVAWVSDYAIMSNYQNKLLEPNHEYKIYFSDSEAGNITLKMDLGKNQSVSENGKTFSQAPTSIYLKEIDGQQVPVLHVGVQFNGTK